From a region of the Myxococcus stipitatus genome:
- a CDS encoding pyruvate dehydrogenase complex dihydrolipoamide acetyltransferase codes for MATPIQMPSLSPTMTEGKIVKWLKKPGDKVSSGEAIAELETDKSNLEIEAYDDGYLLQIVVGENQTAPVGAPIAYIGAQGEKVAGGPAAPVAAAAPAPAPAPAPAPVAAASAGSEGRIAIQMPSLSPTMTEGKIVKWLKKPGDKVSSGEAIAELETDKSNLEIEAYDDGTLAEIVVGENQTAPVGSPIAYLTAKGAKAAAPAPAAKPAAPAPAQPVAAQAPVAKAPQAPASPAGRRLRASPLAKKIARDRGLDIHQVQGSGPSGRVVKRDIEAALARGGAAPVAAPAAKKAPTAPVAARAEARTEPLSSMRKVIAQRMTEVKPGVPHFYLTIEVEMDAAVKVREEAKAMDLKVSVNDLIVKAVAMAVRRYPKINVSLQGDQVIHHGSVDVGIAVALEQGLITPIVRDADQKGLQQLSTEIRELAERARKRALKPDEYSGGSITVSNLGMYGIDQFAAIINPPQASILAVGVVTDKAVVRDGQIVARKMMSATLSCDHRIVDGAIGAEFMRELRGLLEHPTRLLF; via the coding sequence ATGGCCACGCCCATCCAGATGCCGAGCCTGTCCCCGACGATGACGGAGGGGAAGATCGTCAAGTGGCTGAAGAAGCCAGGGGACAAGGTCTCCTCCGGTGAGGCCATCGCCGAGCTGGAGACGGACAAGTCCAACCTCGAGATCGAGGCCTACGACGACGGCTACCTGCTCCAGATCGTCGTCGGGGAGAACCAGACGGCCCCCGTCGGCGCGCCCATCGCGTACATCGGCGCCCAGGGCGAGAAGGTGGCGGGAGGACCCGCCGCGCCCGTCGCTGCCGCCGCGCCCGCGCCGGCACCCGCACCCGCTCCGGCTCCCGTGGCCGCGGCGTCGGCGGGTTCGGAGGGTCGCATCGCCATCCAGATGCCGAGCCTGTCCCCGACGATGACGGAGGGGAAGATCGTCAAGTGGCTGAAGAAGCCAGGGGACAAGGTCTCCTCCGGCGAGGCCATCGCCGAGCTGGAGACGGACAAGTCCAACCTCGAGATCGAGGCCTACGACGACGGCACGTTGGCGGAGATCGTCGTCGGGGAGAACCAGACGGCGCCGGTGGGCTCGCCCATCGCGTACCTGACGGCGAAGGGCGCCAAGGCCGCCGCGCCCGCTCCGGCCGCGAAGCCCGCGGCGCCCGCACCGGCGCAGCCCGTGGCCGCGCAGGCGCCCGTCGCGAAGGCTCCGCAGGCGCCCGCGTCCCCCGCGGGACGACGCCTGCGCGCCAGTCCGCTGGCGAAGAAGATCGCCCGTGACCGGGGCCTGGACATCCACCAGGTCCAGGGGTCGGGGCCGTCCGGTCGCGTGGTGAAGCGCGACATCGAGGCGGCGCTGGCCCGGGGGGGTGCGGCGCCGGTTGCCGCGCCCGCCGCGAAGAAGGCGCCCACGGCGCCGGTGGCCGCCCGCGCGGAGGCCCGGACGGAGCCGCTGTCCTCCATGCGCAAGGTCATCGCCCAGCGGATGACGGAGGTGAAGCCGGGCGTGCCGCACTTCTATCTCACCATCGAGGTGGAGATGGACGCGGCGGTGAAGGTCCGCGAGGAGGCCAAGGCGATGGACCTCAAGGTCTCCGTCAACGACCTCATCGTGAAGGCCGTGGCCATGGCCGTGCGCCGCTACCCGAAGATCAACGTGTCGCTCCAGGGCGACCAGGTCATCCACCACGGCTCGGTGGACGTGGGCATCGCGGTGGCGCTGGAGCAGGGCCTCATCACGCCCATCGTCCGGGACGCGGACCAGAAGGGGCTGCAGCAGCTGTCCACGGAGATCCGCGAGCTGGCGGAGCGCGCGCGCAAGCGGGCCCTCAAGCCGGACGAGTACTCCGGCGGCTCCATCACCGTGAGCAACCTGGGCATGTACGGCATCGACCAGTTCGCGGCCATCATCAACCCGCCGCAGGCGTCCATCCTCGCGGTGGGCGTGGTGACGGACAAGGCGGTGGTGCGAGACGGGCAGATCGTCGCGCGCAAGATGATGTCGGCGACGTTGTCGTGTGACCACCGCATCGTCGACGGCGCCATCGGGGCCGAGTTCATGCGGGAGCTGCGGGGCCTGCTGGAGCACCCGACGCGGCTGCTGTTCTAG